The genomic region TTTTTCAATCGCATCCTGGGCTATCATCATCCAGCGGACCCGTATTCTCAACGCGGCAGCGCGCGAAGCTGAAGCGTTTGAAGATAAATTCTGGTCCGGAATCGAACTGTCTCGCCTGTATCAGGAGAGCCAGGGACGCCGTGATAATCTCTCTGGATCGGAACAAATCTTCTATAGCGGTTTCAAAGAGTTTGCGCGTTTGCATCGGGCGAACAGTCATGCGCCGGAAGCGGTGGTTGAGGGGGCATCCCGTGCGATGCGTATCTCCATGAACCGTGAACTGGAAACGCTGGAAACGCACATTCCTTTTCTCGGCACCGTGGGTTCAATCAGTCCGTATATCGGTCTGTTTGGTACCGTTTGGGGGATCATGCATGCGTTTATCGCCCTGGGCGCGGTAAAACAAGCAACGTTGCAAATGGTTGCGCCCGGTATCGCGGAAGCGCTGATTGCCACGGCGATCGGTCTGTTCGCAGCGATTCCGGCGGTAATGGCGTACAACCGTCTGAACCAGCGCGTGAACAAGCTGGAACTGAATTACGACAACTTTATGGAAGAGTTCACCGCGATTCTGCACCGTCAGGCGTTTACCGTTAGCGAGAGCAACAAGGGGTAAGCCATGGCGAGATCGCGTGGACGTGGTCGTCGCGACCTGAAGTCCGAAATCAACATCGTACCGTTGCTCGATGTACTGCTGGTGCTGCTGCTGATCTTTATGGCAACCGCACCGATCATTACGCAGAGCGTGGAGGTTGACCTGCCGGATGCGACCGAGTCGCAAGCCGTGAGCAGCAACGACAATCCGCCGGTGATTATAGAAGTATCCGGAGTAGGGCAGTACAGCGTGGTGGTTGAGAAAGATCGTCTGGATCAACTCCCACCGGAACAGGTTATCGCGGAAGCGAAAAGCCGCCTGGAAGCGAATCCGAAAACAGTCTTCTTAATCGGTGGTGCGAAAGACGTACCTTACGATGAAATAATTAAAGCGCTGAACTTGTTACACAGTGCGGGCGTGAAGTCGGTTGGCTTGATGACGCAGCCAATCTGATAGTTACGTCGCTGGCTTGTAAGAAAGCGTGTAACAGGCGAACAGTTTTTGGGAACCGAGAGTGTCAAAGGCAACCGAACAAAACGACAAGCTCAAACGGGCGATAATTATTTCAGCGGTGCTGCATGTCATCTTATTTGCAGCGCTGATCTGGAGTTCGTTCGATGAGAATATTGAGGCATCAGCGGGCGGCGGCGGTGGTTCTTCCATCGATGCTGTCATGGTTGATCCTGGCGCCGTGGTTCAGCAGTACGAACGTCAGCAGCAGCAACAGTCAAGCGCGCAGCGTGCAAAAGAGCAGCGCGAAAAACTGGAGCAACAGCAGGCGGAAGAGCTGCGCGAAAAACAGGCTGCCGAACAGGAACGGCTAAAGCAGATTGAAAAAGAACGTTTAGCGGCGCAGGAACAGCAGAAACAGGCTGAGGCCGACGCGAAGAAGGCGCAGGAACAGCAAAAACAGGCAGAAGAAGCGGCGCAGAAAGCGGCGGCAGATGCGAAGGCCAAAGCTGAGGCGCAGGCGAAAGCCGCGGCGGAAGCACAGAAGAAAGCCGAAGCCGATGCGGCGAAAGCAGCAGCTGACGCGAAGAAAAAAGCAGAAGCGGAAGCCGTAAAAGCCGCAGCGGATGCAAAGAAAAAAGCCGAAGCTGAAGCCGCTAAGCAGGCTAAAGCGGAAGCTGAGAAGAAAGCCGCAGCTGAAAAAGCAGCTGCTGCCAAAGCCGCTGCGGCGGAAAAGGCGGCGGCTGAGAAAAAAGCGGCCGCAGAAAAAGCCGCGGCAGATAAAAAGGCTGCTGCAGATAAAAAGGCGGCCGCCGATAAAAAAGCTGCAGCGGAGAAAGCTGCTGCCGATAAGAAAGCTGCCGCCGCAAAAGCCGCCGCAGAAAAAGCGGCTGCGGCATCGGGTGTTGACGATCTGCTTGGCGACCTTAGCTCCGGTAAGAATGCG from Citrobacter sp. RHB25-C09 harbors:
- the tolR gene encoding colicin uptake protein TolR encodes the protein MARSRGRGRRDLKSEINIVPLLDVLLVLLLIFMATAPIITQSVEVDLPDATESQAVSSNDNPPVIIEVSGVGQYSVVVEKDRLDQLPPEQVIAEAKSRLEANPKTVFLIGGAKDVPYDEIIKALNLLHSAGVKSVGLMTQPI
- the tolQ gene encoding Tol-Pal system protein TolQ; this translates as MTDMNILDLFLKASLLVKLIMLILIGFSIASWAIIIQRTRILNAAAREAEAFEDKFWSGIELSRLYQESQGRRDNLSGSEQIFYSGFKEFARLHRANSHAPEAVVEGASRAMRISMNRELETLETHIPFLGTVGSISPYIGLFGTVWGIMHAFIALGAVKQATLQMVAPGIAEALIATAIGLFAAIPAVMAYNRLNQRVNKLELNYDNFMEEFTAILHRQAFTVSESNKG
- the tolA gene encoding cell envelope integrity protein TolA, which gives rise to MSKATEQNDKLKRAIIISAVLHVILFAALIWSSFDENIEASAGGGGGSSIDAVMVDPGAVVQQYERQQQQQSSAQRAKEQREKLEQQQAEELREKQAAEQERLKQIEKERLAAQEQQKQAEADAKKAQEQQKQAEEAAQKAAADAKAKAEAQAKAAAEAQKKAEADAAKAAADAKKKAEAEAVKAAADAKKKAEAEAAKQAKAEAEKKAAAEKAAAAKAAAAEKAAAEKKAAAEKAAADKKAAADKKAAADKKAAAEKAAADKKAAAAKAAAEKAAAASGVDDLLGDLSSGKNAPKTGGGAKGSNASPAGSGNTKNNGASGAEISNYAGQIKSAIESKFYDAASYTGKTCTLRIKLAPDGLLLDIQSEGGDPALCQAALAAARQAKLPKPPSQAVYEVFKNAPLDFKP